The Primulina tabacum isolate GXHZ01 chromosome 1, ASM2559414v2, whole genome shotgun sequence genome contains the following window.
CATAATTTATTATGACAACATTTTGGTTTTGAAATCTTGTATAGGGACTGCTGACTGAAGGATTTTTTTGGATTCCTTCTTTGGGAGGCCCAACAACAATTGCTGCTCGGCAAAGTGGATCAGGAATTTCCTGGCTATTGCCTTTtgtggtaatggaaaatgaatTATCTCCATTTCCATCAGCTAACTTAGGGCTTTCTGGATTCTTTGATCAGTAATTTGTCTCTCGCTGAATCTTTCACCCGGCTTTTATCACGTTTACTTCTTTTTACCTGGAATGATTTATTCCCCTAGTTTATTCTTGTCATGTAATAAAATGTCATCTCACATTATCTTTCAGGACGGACACCCACCCCTTGGTTGGTATGACACTGCTGCATATCTTGTTTTACCTGTTCTTCTTGTTGTATCACAGTATGTCTCAATGGAAATAATGAAGCCTCCCCAAGTAAGTTCTACTTTTTTATCTTTCACTTTTTTGCAATGTTTTATCATGTCATTTTTCCCTGATAGCTTAATTCTGATTTGGTAGACAGATGATCCATCTCAGAAGAACTCGCTACTTGTATTAAAGTTTCTCCCACTCATGATCGGCTACTTTTCGTTGTCTGTGCCATCTGGGTTATCAATATACTGGTAATGTAATTCCGTATTTCTGTGCTGctgtttctttaaaaattttgcttATCGTGATTGTATTCGAGTGTTAGTGAATTTTATGTGCCTAATATTGATGCTATGATCTCTGAACTCTAGATTTgtcattaatttttaaatggGCTTCTGTTGTTAATAAGCACAGTTCTTTTGGTTAGAAAATTAATTACTGCATAAAGATTGAGAGTAAAGAATTTGTAATACTCTTAACTTTATTACTCTTGAGTTCGAACAATTGGTTCgtttaattatttaatccaCTAAGGTGAAGTATCATTGACGAGCACTTATTTTCACTCTTTTGTTGGGTGATCCAAATTTTGTTTGATAAGATGTTACAGTGAATAGCTTTGAGAAATGAACATGAGAATCCAcatctttaaaataatcaagCTAAAACCTGGATTTATTGGGTTTTGTTCCTTTCTAACCAAGAACCTTCATGTTGCATGAGAAAAAACAAATTCGAGCTTCTGGTCAGAACTTATGCACCAAATAAGTACATATCCATGTCTTAACTGGTGTTTGCACGACCATCTTCATTTAGAAAATTGGCATATGCTGGTATTCATTAGAATCCATTACCATTGTTTTTAGGTTCACAAACAACGTGCTCAGCACTGCACAGCAAGTATGGTTGCGCAAAATGGGAGGTGCAAAGCCTCTTGTAGACGAGAATGCTGGTGGGATAATTAGCACTGGACGTGCAAAACGATCAGGTTCTCAGTCAGAACAGGCCGGTGAAAGGTTGATTCAACGTGCAAAgtctttttgttatttttgttttttctggGTGCTATCACCGACTAAAATTATTTCTGAAACAGATTCAAACAGTTGAAAGACgaagagaagaagaaaaagatcaGCGTTCTGCCTGCAGATAATGCTCTGACTTCAGATACAATTGATCCTGAGTCTGAATATGACTTGGATAGTGATGCTGAACAAAAGGTGAAGTTTACCTCACTGCTTCACGCAAAAAGAGCGCTCTTAATTTCTTCTAAATAATACGAAAATTAGTAGACCAATTTATTGTTGCCTGATATCTGACGGCAAATTGGTTGATAGGATAAGGAAGTTCTTGAAGAGGCATATGCATCTACCACGAGCAAACAAGTTCCTACTTTTTCCGGTCCTAAGAAAAGTAAAAGATCAAAGCGGAAGCGTGCTGTGTGACATTTAAGAAGTAAATTTTTGTAGCGGTgaacttgtattttttttaagaattgcAATTGCATACAGTGGCCATTTTCATACCTGTCATTAGATTAAGTTATAGTTTTCATCTCACAAAGACCGTTCCTTGTTAGGTTGTCTATATTTGCCTTGAACTGGTCGTTCATAACCCATCAGTATAAATCAAAGTACCCAAGCTTTTAATCAATAGCAGAATGAACTGTTGCCTGAGCTGTTTTTCCCTCCCTGCACTGCTTATTCAATATCTTCGAGTTACTTTCAGTACTTGTCTGAGATAGATTTTCAAAGCTGACTAAGTTAAGACTTGAGAGTAAGACCAACTCTTTTTTTCTTCTCTCTTTCGTATTTCTTTTCCCCCAAAGAGTTGGCTTCATTATTAACAGCTAAAGTGAATCTTGTGAGAATTGAAGCCATGGTACACTTGCCTTTAAAATAAGATTGACTCGATGCGGTAAACCTCTTAACCGCGGAGAAATTTTTCGCTTAGATCACCATCGGTTCTGCATTTCTTATGTCCCTGGATGGTGGTCTATTATTTTGCTACAGATTTGGTCCATATGTCATCCTTTGAACCTTCTTCTCATTAACCTTCGTCATGTTTCTCTGCCTGCATATTCAGAAGGTAACGGCTCCTATATTCAAGTTCTTGGAAAGTGTTCAGTTCGATCCCTAGCTGTTTCTTAAGAGCAAAGGGGTGGTTGGGTGGGGGTGTGTGTGTGGGGGGGTGGGGGGGGTGGGGTGGGTATGGTTAGACAAGTCTCTTAAAAAATTTCACCTATGACATTAGAAAACTTGTACACTTTTGGTTCCGGAATCTTTGTTCCTTCACTCAATTGTTTTCAAAATTAATGTTTTTCTAGCTGTTTGATTTGAAATCTCAAATGTCTttgtttcttgaaaattttagcAAGTTACAGTGTCGGTTAGGTCGGGGAAATGAAACTCAAAACTTGATAAAATGTTGCTTCTCACAAATTATGATGTGGAATCATTTGACGCTTTTTTGAAGTGACTGCGTTACTAATAAATACTCAAGGACATCTAAAACCCTGAGAATGACTAAAATTAGCTTGccatttttaaattatatataatgcATAAATTTGCCTTCATATTTCAGAAAACAGCCTTTTACAGTTGTCGTACGAAGCTTTTGTTTGACTTTTTAATCGAGGTTGAGATATGGTGACAAAAAGATTGAGAACCTGTTTGGATGGAATAATAATTCGATAGGGAAATTATCGACAAAATCCACTCTAAAATTTCATATTCATACTCGGTAACTTAATCCATCATAATAAGTGTTTGCTATTACTATAAGCATAATAAGGAAATTATTAGGACAATTATATGATTAAATCCATCCTTCCAATTAAGATCTTTGTGAAATCATATCTATATTAATGCTAGGTTTTATGAATCTTAATTTTACATCTACTTAAGTTTAaataaagacaaaaatttgtgtgagacagtctcacgggtcgtattttgtgagacgaatatcttatttgggtcatccatgaaaaaatattactttttattttgaatattggtggggttgactcgtctcacagataaagattcgtgagatcgtctcacaagagacctattctttTTTTATAACAATTTTTAGagtattttataataattttgtgaaaaaagttttataaataattatccACACGGAATCCGAAATACTTTAATAATCaagttaatttttaaaatttgtggatAAATTGTGTAAACTTATAATTCGACAGTGCGATTATTAAATAAGTTAAACAAAGATGTAAAAAAAATGGGTATGACTAATGCAAGATGATTGAGTGTACGAAAGACACAATCGATTGGAATAATAtgttattaatatttatttatttataaaaatagaaaaataaagaaTAGTTTTGAATGCTTGTTTCCATAGATTAATTCACGAATGAGCCAAGAGCAAGCCCATGTGAATATATCCAGTGACGATGTGACCACTCCAACCATTCCTCACACATACACATCACCATCtcctctttgtttttccttctttttttttttggagaaaaTCCCTTTCCTGTTTTCCAAACGAATATTTGCATCAGATATTTCTTCTTGCTTTTAGGATACTGCGAGTTTATCATATATATGGACTAGAATACTGAAAAAAGGTAAGATTTTTTTTCCTTCACACGTAGAATCTCACAGGCAACGGCGTGTGTCTGAggcaatatttaattttataccTTATGTAAAGTTCTTTAAAGTATGCTTTACGTTATGGAATCGTACTTGCATTTAGGGGAGTGAAAGGGTGTGGTTAGGTCTATGCTTTTGAACCCAAACTGTGAATGATCATAAGATTTCAAGAAAAGTGGCTGCccctttttttttattgttcttGTAACGAATATCACCACTGGTGGTGTATTTTATTGATTTCAGAAGCAAATATCTTGAAGGAAAACCTACTCGGGGTTTGAATTTCTgggttttatttcaaatttgtgCAAAAATATGAGCAAATGAGACATTTATAGAACTGGGTTTTTGTAAAGATGGGATCTTTTAGTGTTTTAGGCATTGGTTTGAGTTTTGTGTTTGGTTTAGTATTCGTTGGACTGGTGGCAGAGCTCTACTATTTACTGTGCTGGAAGAAGAGAGGGGCCAATAACAGCAACAGAGAAATCGAGgatttttcatttatcttcTGCTGGAAGAGGCCCAATTCATTTAACAGCAGTAACAGCAGTCTAGAACTAACAAATTCAGTGAGAAACCAACAAGAACAAGAGCAAGATTTGGAATTGGGGTCAGATAAAGATTTGGGCTTGAAAAACTATGGTGAAGAAGGTGAGGCGACCGAGTTAATGAGGGTGCACAATCTCTGTGGCCCTCCAAGATTTCTCTTCACAATTAAGGAGGAAAATAAGGAGGATTTGGAGTCAGAAGATGGGAAATCGAAAGGCGAAAAGAGTAGCAGAAAAGGGTCGAGAACAAGAAGTTTAAGTGACCTTGTTTTCATAGATGGCACCCCTTTTCTCACCCCTTTATCTTCACCAACTGTTAAGAATCTAAAATCCTTGGATTCTTACAGTAACCTCGGGTTCAATCCTCTTTTTGAATCCTTAACAGAAGCAGAAATAAACAGATTGAGGTCTTCTCCTCCTCCAAAGTTCAAGTTCTTGAAAGATGCCGAGGATAAATTCATAAAGAGGTTGTTGATGGAGGAATCCGGGAAAATTGAGACTAAATAATGGTGGCTCTGTTCAAGATTTTGCTATTAAAGATCCATGGAATTCAAGAGTCACAGGTACTTTGGTTGCAATGATTTCCTACCCAAAATCTTGAAGAATGAATGAATCTTGTCTCCGGTACATATCCCTTGtcaaatgaaaattaaatgGTTTAGATTATTCTTTTTTAGAATTTAATTCGATTCGATTCGATTCTGTTGTGTTTATGAAATTACAGAGATTATCAATGTTCGTGTGGCTTTCCACTAATTGAGTATagaggataagaataaatttgaAACCAatcttttttgttttcttcctcCTGTGTAGATTTGGGATTAATGGAGTGAATTACCGGTCGAGCAAGtggttttttaaaattaaaaataatcaaatctttttaaaaacataatattttatatattaaaattcgTGTCTGCGCATCATAATGTCATCTAAATTTTTACATTCAACCTAGAGCTTGACCAAAATATTAAGGTGCAACTAattttagaatttaaaataatgcataatATATCTAAGAACATATTAATATGATGTTTGGCCAGCATATAAAAACTTACATCTTGTTAGATTCTTATATCTTAAGATTTTAAAGAATTTATAAACtgtaatgttttattttaaaaatgaaatattaaatgttgagtagatctcttatgagacggtctcacgagtttttatctgtgagacgggtcaaccttaccgatattcacatattgtcttaattttttttaaatataatttataaattgtcaaatgaattattttgacagcttattagttgtttacaacttttttatcaaataaattataaaagtttataaattataaaacaatttataagttttttaaaatcttataaACTTTGCCAAACATTTtctaaatgttttaaatatttggtAAGTTTCTTATTTCTTTCTTTAATTAGCttatatcaattaaaaataactcccccaaaaataataataatacttaaacaattataatataatgtcataaatagcttttaaaaaataatataatcgctaattattgtttaatattatataatatttattcgAAATAATCACACTATTCAATATAACACACTGAATTAACATTTCCAAATCCATTttccttattattattttcttccCCTCGTTTCGTTTACTTCTACACTAGGGTTTTGTCAATTTAATAAAttgttttattcaaattttttaggaGTTTAATTTCAAACTAAGATGTAAGAGTTTATGAGAAACTAAAACATTTTATAAATTCTGTAAAACTTGAAAGATATTTTAAGATAAGTTTCATGAAACACAGGTTTTATCATTACCCAGTCCCTTTAAATATAATGTTTCAAAGTGTATTTtggttttatatttattatttttgtataaatattgtttttttttttaaatgtatatacATGCAGTAAacattttttcataaaaatatattgttcATTTATATGTACAAGATTCAAACGCTATTTTGACTCGAAAACCAAAAATGATTATGTGGGTACAatgtgttgggagaaatcatctTTAATTTGGAGTAAATATTGTTGGTAAGTAACAATTTTTGTTGCAAAACAATGATCGAACCGTGATGTTTAGATTGTTGCATGATTACCATTGAATTATGCGGCTCTGTATTTCGCAAGTCTTACTAATTATTGTTGGATaaatgaagagaaaagaagagGAAGAGTGAGGAGTGGTGAATGAACAAGGAAATGAGATGTCTTAAATGTGAATTGTCTCACATTGAGAAAATAGTCAAATCAAATCTCTCTAATAAGCTCCAAGTTGAGCTGAGGGCAGTCGCCCGGCCCAGCCCGGTGCGGTCTTTGACCAACATTAATCTTTTTAGGGTTCGCTCGGTTTTTAGGATGTGATAATTGAATTAttgataatttgattgataaatgCTTGATAGGATAATATATGTAATTTGAGATGTATATAATATCATGTGT
Protein-coding sequences here:
- the LOC142549326 gene encoding inner membrane protein ALBINO3, chloroplastic-like isoform X1, with translation MARTLISSPSFSGTTLLPLTRHPHTPRITTRVRFSLHQFPPIHSLDNSIDFGAIAARAESFLYTIADAAVVAADGSTASDSAAAQKNGGWFGFISEAMEAVLKVLEDGLTAVHVPYSYGFAIILLTIIVKVATLPLTKKQVESTLAMQNLQPKIKAIQQRYAGNQERIQLETSRLYKQAGVNPLAGCFPTLATIPVWIGLYQALSNVANEGLLTEGFFWIPSLGGPTTIAARQSGSGISWLLPFVDGHPPLGWYDTAAYLVLPVLLVVSQYVSMEIMKPPQTDDPSQKNSLLVLKFLPLMIGYFSLSVPSGLSIYWFTNNVLSTAQQVWLRKMGGAKPLVDENAGGIISTGRAKRSGSQSEQAGERFKQLKDEEKKKKISVLPADNALTSDTIDPESEYDLDSDAEQKDKEVLEEAYASTTSKQVPTFSGPKKSKRSKRKRAV
- the LOC142549326 gene encoding inner membrane protein ALBINO3, chloroplastic-like isoform X2, with product MARTLISSPSFSGTTLLPLTRHPHTPRITTRVRFSLHQFPPIHSLDNSIDFGAIAARAESFLYTIADAAVVAADGSTASDSAAAQKNGGWFGFISEAMEAVLKVESTLAMQNLQPKIKAIQQRYAGNQERIQLETSRLYKQAGVNPLAGCFPTLATIPVWIGLYQALSNVANEGLLTEGFFWIPSLGGPTTIAARQSGSGISWLLPFVDGHPPLGWYDTAAYLVLPVLLVVSQYVSMEIMKPPQTDDPSQKNSLLVLKFLPLMIGYFSLSVPSGLSIYWFTNNVLSTAQQVWLRKMGGAKPLVDENAGGIISTGRAKRSGSQSEQAGERFKQLKDEEKKKKISVLPADNALTSDTIDPESEYDLDSDAEQKDKEVLEEAYASTTSKQVPTFSGPKKSKRSKRKRAV
- the LOC142549338 gene encoding uncharacterized protein LOC142549338; translation: MGSFSVLGIGLSFVFGLVFVGLVAELYYLLCWKKRGANNSNREIEDFSFIFCWKRPNSFNSSNSSLELTNSVRNQQEQEQDLELGSDKDLGLKNYGEEGEATELMRVHNLCGPPRFLFTIKEENKEDLESEDGKSKGEKSSRKGSRTRSLSDLVFIDGTPFLTPLSSPTVKNLKSLDSYSNLGFNPLFESLTEAEINRLRSSPPPKFKFLKDAEDKFIKRLLMEESGKIETK